One Pseudomonas sp. FP1742 genomic window carries:
- a CDS encoding type 1 glutamine amidotransferase domain-containing protein, whose amino-acid sequence MKILMVLTSHDQLGNTGKKTGFWLEEFAAPYYTFKDAGAQLTLASPKGGQPPLDPKSDEPDAQTAATDRFRKDSAAQSALASTVVLSTVKAEDYDAVFYPGGHGPLWDLAEDTDSIALIEAFSKAGKPVAAVCHAPGVLRHVKDAHGQPLVKGKRVTGFTNSEEAAVQLTDVVPFLVEDMLKASGGIYSKADDWASYVVVDGLLLTGQNPASSEATAKALLAKLE is encoded by the coding sequence ATGAAAATCCTGATGGTTTTAACGTCCCACGATCAATTGGGCAACACTGGCAAGAAAACCGGCTTTTGGCTCGAAGAATTCGCCGCGCCGTATTACACCTTCAAAGACGCCGGCGCGCAGCTGACCCTGGCCTCGCCCAAGGGCGGCCAGCCGCCGCTGGACCCTAAAAGCGATGAACCGGACGCGCAAACCGCAGCCACCGATCGCTTTCGCAAGGATTCCGCTGCGCAGTCCGCATTGGCGTCTACCGTGGTGCTCAGCACCGTCAAGGCCGAGGATTACGACGCTGTTTTCTACCCCGGTGGCCATGGCCCGTTGTGGGATCTGGCTGAAGACACCGATTCGATTGCGCTGATCGAGGCGTTTTCCAAGGCGGGCAAACCGGTGGCGGCGGTCTGTCACGCGCCGGGTGTGTTGCGTCACGTCAAGGATGCGCACGGCCAACCGTTGGTCAAAGGCAAGCGCGTGACGGGTTTTACCAACTCCGAAGAAGCCGCTGTGCAATTGACGGACGTTGTGCCGTTTTTGGTGGAGGACATGCTCAAGGCCAGCGGTGGCATTTACTCCAAGGCCGATGACTGGGCGAGTTACGTGGTGGTGGATGGTCTTTTGCTAACCGGCCAGAACCCGGCGTCCTCGGAAGCGACCGCCAAGGCGTTGTTGGCGAAGCTGGAATAA
- the ligD gene encoding DNA ligase D — protein MNKTLDDYNRKRDFAATPEPAAAKRSGKRTTKDHALQFCVQKHDASHLHYDFRLELDGALKSWAVPKGPSLDPKVKRLAIHVEDHPLDYATFEGNIPEGHYGAGDVIVWDRGVWIPQDDPAKAYAKGRLKFELQGEKLGGLWNLVRTHMPGKQEQWFLIKHQDGAARPESEYDVVAAEPDSVLSDRTIVEKKHGAEPPKPIKKAPAKARKEKSPILKGARKARLPELLKPELATLVESAPSGEWSYEIKFDGYRVMARIDHGEVKLFTRNGHDWTHKLPEQAQALAALGLESAWLDGEMVVANERGVPDFQALQNAFDAGRSGNIVYYLFDLPYLNGVDLRAVPVEERRAALATVLKLNENPLLRFSDAFGESPEALLNSACEMQMEGLIGKRLGSPYVSRRTSDWIKLKCKHRQEFVVVGFTDPKGARSAFGALLLGLHDRDSGELRYAGKVGTGFNEATLKRLYEQLKPLQTKKPSVVNPPTGFEAKGVHWLKPSLLAEVAFAEMTKDGSVRHAVFHGLREDKPAEEITEEVPKTVKTSASKKHAAPAPSQVGLGQGKVRITHPDRVIDASSGITKMQLAEYYAGVAKWILPQLKDRPVALVRAPEGIAGELFFQKNAENLAIPGIVTLDKALTGQPIMIINSAEALIGAVQMSTVELHTWNATSVDLDKPDRFVLDLDPDPALPWKSMIEATRLTLTVLDELGLKAFLKTSGGKGIHLVVPLTRKHGWDEVKDFSHAIVSHMAKLLPDRFSAVSGPKNRVGRIFIDYLRNGLGATTICAYAVRTREGLPVSVPIFRDEVAELKGGDQWNLQTVHERLAEVGDEPWADMKKTRQTITAEMRRRVGMKK, from the coding sequence ATGAACAAGACCCTGGACGATTACAACCGCAAGCGTGATTTTGCGGCGACCCCGGAACCGGCCGCCGCCAAACGCTCGGGCAAAAGGACGACGAAGGATCATGCCTTGCAGTTCTGCGTTCAGAAGCATGACGCCTCGCACCTGCACTATGACTTTCGCCTGGAACTCGATGGCGCACTGAAAAGTTGGGCCGTGCCGAAAGGCCCGTCGCTGGACCCCAAGGTCAAGCGCCTGGCGATTCATGTAGAAGACCACCCACTCGATTACGCCACGTTCGAAGGCAACATTCCCGAAGGGCATTACGGTGCCGGTGACGTGATCGTTTGGGATCGCGGCGTGTGGATTCCCCAGGACGACCCGGCAAAGGCATATGCCAAGGGGCGATTGAAATTCGAGTTGCAAGGGGAAAAACTCGGCGGTTTGTGGAACCTCGTGCGCACGCACATGCCGGGCAAGCAGGAGCAATGGTTTCTGATCAAGCATCAGGACGGCGCAGCCAGGCCCGAAAGCGAGTACGACGTGGTCGCCGCCGAGCCCGACAGCGTGCTCAGCGACCGCACCATCGTGGAAAAAAAGCACGGTGCGGAACCACCCAAACCGATCAAAAAAGCTCCGGCCAAGGCACGCAAGGAAAAGTCGCCAATACTGAAAGGCGCCCGTAAAGCCAGGCTGCCGGAGCTGCTCAAGCCTGAACTGGCGACGCTGGTCGAATCCGCGCCGAGCGGCGAATGGAGCTATGAGATCAAGTTCGACGGCTACCGGGTGATGGCGCGTATCGACCACGGCGAGGTCAAACTCTTTACCCGCAACGGTCACGACTGGACTCACAAATTGCCTGAGCAGGCCCAGGCGCTAGCGGCGCTGGGCCTGGAATCGGCCTGGCTCGACGGCGAAATGGTGGTGGCCAACGAGCGGGGCGTTCCGGATTTTCAGGCGCTGCAAAACGCCTTCGATGCCGGCCGTAGTGGCAACATCGTCTACTACCTGTTCGATTTGCCCTACCTCAACGGCGTGGACCTGCGCGCAGTGCCTGTCGAGGAGCGCAGGGCGGCGCTGGCGACTGTACTCAAACTCAATGAAAACCCGTTGTTGCGATTCTCCGATGCGTTCGGCGAGTCCCCGGAAGCCTTGCTCAACAGCGCCTGCGAAATGCAGATGGAAGGCTTGATCGGCAAACGCCTGGGCTCGCCTTACGTGTCCCGGCGCACCAGTGACTGGATCAAGCTCAAGTGCAAGCATCGGCAGGAATTCGTCGTGGTCGGCTTCACCGATCCCAAAGGCGCGCGCAGTGCTTTCGGCGCGTTGCTGCTGGGGTTGCACGACCGCGACAGCGGTGAGTTGCGCTATGCCGGCAAGGTCGGCACCGGGTTCAACGAGGCAACCCTCAAGCGTCTTTATGAACAACTCAAGCCACTGCAGACGAAAAAGCCGTCGGTGGTCAACCCGCCCACCGGGTTCGAGGCCAAGGGAGTGCATTGGCTCAAACCCAGCCTCCTGGCGGAAGTAGCCTTTGCCGAAATGACCAAGGACGGCTCGGTGCGCCATGCTGTGTTCCACGGTCTGCGTGAGGATAAGCCTGCCGAAGAGATCACCGAGGAGGTGCCGAAAACCGTGAAGACCTCAGCCAGCAAAAAGCACGCCGCACCCGCACCGTCACAAGTCGGCCTGGGGCAGGGCAAGGTGCGTATCACCCACCCGGACAGGGTAATCGACGCCAGCAGCGGCATCACCAAGATGCAATTGGCGGAGTATTACGCCGGCGTCGCCAAGTGGATTCTGCCGCAACTCAAGGACCGGCCGGTGGCTCTGGTGCGCGCGCCGGAGGGTATCGCCGGTGAACTGTTCTTTCAGAAGAACGCTGAAAATCTGGCCATTCCCGGCATTGTCACCTTGGACAAGGCACTGACAGGCCAACCGATCATGATCATCAACAGCGCCGAGGCCCTGATCGGCGCGGTGCAGATGAGCACGGTGGAGCTGCACACCTGGAACGCCACGTCAGTCGATCTGGATAAACCGGACCGCTTCGTGCTCGACCTCGACCCGGACCCGGCGCTGCCCTGGAAGAGCATGATCGAAGCCACCCGGCTGACCCTCACGGTGCTCGATGAACTGGGGCTCAAGGCGTTTCTCAAAACCAGTGGCGGCAAGGGGATTCACCTGGTTGTACCGTTGACCCGCAAGCACGGCTGGGATGAGGTCAAGGACTTCAGCCACGCGATCGTCAGCCACATGGCCAAGCTGTTGCCGGATCGTTTTTCCGCGGTGTCGGGACCGAAAAACCGTGTCGGGCGCATTTTCATCGATTACCTGCGCAACGGTCTGGGCGCCACCACGATTTGCGCCTACGCCGTGCGCACCCGCGAAGGGCTGCCGGTGTCGGTGCCGATTTTTCGCGATGAGGTGGCCGAGCTCAAGGGGGGCGATCAATGGAACCTGCAGACCGTGCATGAACGCCTGGCAGAGGTAGGCGATGAACCCTGGGCCGATATGAAGAAAACCCGGCAGACGATCACTGCCGAAATGCGGCGACGGGTCGGGATGAAAAAGTAG
- a CDS encoding Hcp family type VI secretion system effector, which yields MATPAYMSVTGEKQGLITAGAFTADSVGNTYQEGHEDQVMVQAFSHDVIIPRDPQSGQPTGQRVHKPVVITKVYDKSSPLLQAALTSGERMSEIVIQWYRTSAQGTQEHYYTTKLEDAIIVAINNKMHNCQDPSNAHFTHLEEVQFTYRKITWTHEVSGTSGSDDWRAPVV from the coding sequence ATGGCAACACCAGCGTACATGTCCGTTACCGGCGAAAAACAAGGCCTGATCACTGCCGGCGCATTCACCGCCGACTCCGTTGGCAACACCTACCAGGAAGGCCACGAAGACCAGGTCATGGTTCAGGCGTTCAGCCACGACGTGATCATCCCGCGTGACCCACAGTCCGGCCAACCGACCGGTCAGCGTGTACACAAGCCAGTCGTGATCACCAAGGTCTACGACAAGTCTTCGCCACTGCTGCAAGCGGCGCTGACCTCCGGCGAGCGCATGAGCGAAATCGTTATCCAGTGGTACCGCACTTCGGCTCAAGGTACCCAAGAGCACTACTACACCACCAAACTGGAAGACGCGATCATCGTCGCCATCAACAACAAAATGCACAACTGCCAGGATCCGTCGAACGCACACTTCACGCACCTGGAAGAAGTGCAGTTCACCTACCGCAAAATCACCTGGACCCACGAAGTATCCGGTACTTCGGGTTCCGATGACTGGCGCGCTCCAGTCGTTTAA
- a CDS encoding DUF3303 domain-containing protein — protein sequence MLFMVRWSISPQQRNSAIERFLKTGGAPPAGVTMQGRWHAVGGSSGFGIAEASDPVAIQKWVLEWSDLMSMEVHVALTDEQVAPLLAAAVSK from the coding sequence ATGTTATTCATGGTCCGTTGGTCCATCAGCCCGCAACAGCGTAACAGTGCGATCGAACGTTTTCTCAAGACCGGCGGCGCTCCACCCGCAGGTGTCACCATGCAGGGACGCTGGCATGCTGTCGGCGGCTCGAGCGGTTTTGGCATTGCCGAGGCCAGTGATCCGGTGGCGATACAGAAGTGGGTGCTGGAATGGAGCGACCTGATGAGCATGGAAGTCCACGTCGCTTTGACCGATGAACAGGTGGCGCCACTGCTGGCTGCCGCGGTCAGCAAATAA